From a single Carassius carassius chromosome 8, fCarCar2.1, whole genome shotgun sequence genomic region:
- the LOC132144667 gene encoding formyl peptide receptor 2-like gives MSSNLTLSLRSNSKISMYHEKTTLDIVFYTIIVILGTTGNSLVIWVAGLRMKPTVTNVWLVNLAVADLIFCLTRAISLTRKLFYDHWPFGVFLCKFNAFFKYANMFCSVFLLAVISVDRALCVWCPVFTRKRRTLCATRVVSLGVWIVALMFSSPYFVYRQVLPDENNLSYCSFKEEEAAEGGISAKYVYYCIRFICGFLLPFLVILICYILAAVRICRMRLSGKSRPLRILAVLVCAFFLCWAPYHFLGLVKLMNKDHKAVKEGWTMASNLAYFNSCVNPVLYFCMGLDVSQRCNQSLSGIFQRALMEEDQSLSQQSTREESLNFIPKTANTELVTKAEEINI, from the exons ATGTCCTCCAATTTAACTCTTTCCCTTCGCTCCAACTCCAAAATCTCAATGTACCATGAGAAAACGACATTGGACATTGTCTTCTACACCATCATTGTTATCCTCGGAACCACTGGGAACTCTTTGGTCATCTGGGTGGCTGGCTTGCGCATGAAACCCACCGTTACAAATGTTTGGCTGGTCAATCTCGCTGTAGCAGACCTGATCTTCTGCTTGACACGAGCTATTTCTCTCACCAGAAAGCTTTTCTATGACCACTGGCCTTTTGGAGTTTTTCTGTGCAAGTTCAATGCTTTCTTCAAGTATGCCAACATGTTCTGCAGTGTTTTTCTTCTGGCCGTCATCAGTGTGGATCGAGCGCTCTGCGTCTGGTGTCCAGTGTTCACCAGAAAACGACGGACGTTATGTGCCACTCGTGTGGTCAGTTTGGGAGTTTGGATTGTGGCGTTGATGTTCAGCTCACCATACTTTGTGTACCGGCAGGTCCTCCCTGACGAGAACAACTTGAGCTACTGCTCATTCAAG GAGGAAGAAGCAGCAGAGGGTGGGATTTCTGCAAAGTATGTCTACTACTGCATTCGTTTCATCTGTGGATTCTTGTTGCCCTTTCTGGTCATCCTTATCTGTTACATACTAGCTGCTGTTAGGATATGCAGAATGCGGCTCTCTGGAAAATCGAGGCCTCTTCGAATTCTTGCTGTATTGGTCTGTGCCTTTTTCTTATGTTGGGCTCCATACCACTTTCTAGGGCTAGTCAAGTTGATGAACAAAGACCACAAGGCAGTGAAAGAAGGATGGACTATGGCTTCAAACTTAGCTTATTTCAACAGCTGTGTGAACCCAGTTCTGTATTTCTGCATGGGACTGGATGTTAGTCAACGCTGCAACCAAAGTTTGTCTGGGATTTTTCAGAGAGCACTTATGGAGGAAGACCAAAGTCTCTCACAGCAAAGTACTAGAGAAGAAAGCTTAAATTTCATTCCAAAGACTGCAAACACTGAGTTAGTCACTAAAGCTGAAGAGATTAATATCTAG